The Bryobacteraceae bacterium genome includes a window with the following:
- the recJ gene encoding single-stranded-DNA-specific exonuclease RecJ, which translates to MPSRARWIEPQGDEGSAARLARQCGLEMPVVRVLWSRGFRTQTDVDHFLHPRLTHLESPFLMLGMEPAAERLLRAARDGERVLLYGDYDVDGVSGVVILLHMLEVLGLRADFHVPDRLKEGYGMQPAVVEQAAREGYTLIVSVDTGIRAFEAAEAARRAGADVIITDHHLPEDRIPAALAVVNPNQRGCAYPNKNLCGAGVAFKLAQALMELDGWPPERIVRFTDSFLIMAALATVADVVPLVGENRVIVRRGLEGISKTRNPGLRALLEAGGFPPGSRLTAADLAFRIAPRINAAGRMDHAREVIELFLTRDENRAREIARRLDELNAERQRTGDAIVREILDRYGEAGPPAEKAGLVFYSPDWHRGVVGIVANRVAELYHRPVIVLGRDQYTGFAQGSGRSIPGFHLLSALEQMADVFEKFGGHRQAVGVTLEESRVAELEERFNGLARAWLTESDLEPELQLDAELRLEELNDKAAGEVLALEPFGQGNRQPLFLVRNAEVRGAEGFGKSGEHVRARLWQGQRSLFVKAWRSSARLEELRDGARIDAALTIEDDAWSAQRGFSPWTAAMRDFRAAQT; encoded by the coding sequence ATGCCCTCCCGCGCGCGATGGATCGAGCCGCAGGGGGACGAAGGCAGCGCCGCGAGGCTGGCGCGGCAGTGCGGGCTCGAGATGCCTGTGGTGCGCGTGCTGTGGTCGCGCGGTTTCCGCACCCAGACGGATGTCGATCACTTCCTGCATCCCAGGCTGACTCATCTGGAAAGCCCGTTTCTGATGCTCGGCATGGAGCCGGCGGCGGAACGGCTTCTGCGGGCGGCGCGGGACGGCGAGCGGGTTCTTCTCTACGGCGATTACGACGTCGACGGCGTGTCAGGCGTCGTCATCCTGCTGCACATGCTGGAAGTGCTGGGGCTGCGGGCGGATTTTCACGTGCCCGACCGCCTGAAGGAAGGCTACGGCATGCAGCCCGCGGTGGTGGAGCAGGCGGCTCGCGAGGGTTACACGCTGATCGTGAGCGTCGATACCGGCATCCGCGCCTTTGAGGCGGCAGAAGCGGCGCGGCGGGCTGGCGCTGACGTCATCATCACGGATCACCACCTGCCTGAAGACAGAATTCCTGCGGCTCTGGCCGTCGTGAATCCGAACCAGCGCGGCTGCGCTTACCCGAACAAGAATCTCTGCGGAGCCGGAGTCGCGTTCAAGCTGGCGCAGGCGCTGATGGAGCTGGACGGCTGGCCGCCGGAGCGGATCGTGCGGTTTACCGATTCGTTCCTGATTATGGCGGCGCTGGCAACCGTGGCAGACGTCGTACCTCTCGTCGGCGAGAACCGTGTGATCGTCAGACGCGGCCTGGAGGGCATATCGAAAACACGGAATCCGGGGCTCCGGGCGCTGCTGGAAGCGGGCGGATTTCCTCCGGGCAGCCGGCTGACTGCGGCGGATCTGGCCTTCCGGATTGCTCCCAGGATCAACGCTGCTGGACGGATGGATCATGCACGGGAGGTGATCGAGCTGTTCCTGACCCGGGACGAGAACCGCGCGAGGGAGATCGCCCGCCGGCTCGATGAACTGAACGCGGAGCGGCAGCGCACAGGCGATGCCATCGTGCGCGAAATCCTGGACCGCTACGGCGAGGCGGGACCGCCAGCGGAGAAAGCCGGGCTTGTGTTTTATTCTCCTGACTGGCACCGCGGCGTCGTCGGCATCGTGGCCAACCGCGTGGCCGAGCTGTATCACAGGCCTGTCATTGTCCTTGGGCGCGATCAATACACTGGTTTCGCCCAGGGCTCAGGCCGCTCCATTCCCGGCTTCCACCTGCTGTCAGCCCTGGAGCAGATGGCGGACGTGTTCGAAAAGTTCGGCGGACACCGGCAGGCTGTGGGCGTGACGCTGGAAGAGAGCCGCGTGGCGGAGCTCGAGGAGCGATTCAACGGACTGGCGCGTGCGTGGCTGACAGAATCCGATCTTGAGCCGGAGCTGCAGTTGGACGCGGAGCTGCGTCTGGAGGAACTGAACGACAAGGCGGCGGGGGAAGTGCTGGCGCTCGAGCCGTTCGGCCAGGGCAACCGCCAGCCGCTTTTTCTGGTGCGGAACGCTGAGGTGCGCGGGGCTGAGGGATTCGGCAAGAGCGGCGAGCACGTGCGGGCGCGCCTGTGGCAGGGACAGCGAAGCCTCTTTGTGAAAGCGTGGCGCAGTTCGGCGCGGCTGGAGGAGCTGCGCGACGGCGCGCGGATCGACGCAGCCCTGACGATCGAAGACGACGCCTGGAGCGCGCAGCGCGGCTTTTCACCCTGGACGGCGGCAATGCGCGATTTCCGCGCGGCGCAAACCTGA
- a CDS encoding MFS transporter, with protein MTRRAASPWPLLALLSFSVLINYLDRSNLSAAAPLLSKEFSLSDTQLGLLFSAFFWTYALCQILAGWLVDRFSVVHVYGAGFLVWSLATGAIGLSHSFALLFLFRLLLGAGESVAFPAYSKIMIRAFREDQRGMANSIIDACTKLGPAAGIYLAAWLMNLYGWRSFFLITGFGALLWLPFWMRYAPARLAASDSAPDAPADAGPGWRELLASRTVWATFIGLFCHNYNWYLLLTWLPTILVRERRFSMLDMGAWNGVLLAITALATLAAGWHSDRLAARAENVARLRRAFLIAGLLITAVAMPFTVAASPWVSAISLICAFTGIGIYVSNCWAFTQTLAGAAAGRWTGMQNAFANLGGVIAPAVTGYLVENTGRFFPAMLASSAILFLGVAVYAFLVRLPSSENS; from the coding sequence ATGACCCGCCGCGCCGCCTCGCCCTGGCCGCTGCTGGCCCTGCTGTCGTTCTCCGTCCTCATCAACTACCTCGACCGCAGCAACCTCAGCGCTGCCGCGCCCCTGTTGTCAAAGGAGTTCAGCCTCTCGGATACCCAGCTCGGCCTGCTGTTCTCGGCTTTCTTCTGGACATACGCCCTCTGCCAGATTCTGGCGGGCTGGCTGGTGGACCGCTTCAGCGTCGTGCATGTGTATGGCGCTGGCTTTCTCGTCTGGTCGCTGGCCACGGGCGCTATCGGGCTGTCGCACAGCTTCGCCCTGCTGTTTCTCTTCCGGCTGCTTCTCGGAGCCGGCGAGAGCGTCGCGTTTCCCGCCTACTCCAAAATCATGATCCGCGCTTTCCGGGAAGATCAGCGGGGCATGGCGAATTCCATCATCGACGCCTGCACGAAACTGGGCCCCGCGGCAGGAATCTATCTCGCCGCCTGGCTGATGAACCTCTATGGCTGGCGCAGCTTTTTTCTCATCACCGGATTTGGAGCGCTCCTCTGGCTGCCCTTCTGGATGCGGTATGCGCCCGCCCGGCTGGCCGCGTCCGATTCAGCGCCGGACGCGCCTGCTGATGCCGGGCCCGGGTGGCGCGAACTGCTTGCGAGCCGCACCGTCTGGGCCACCTTCATCGGGCTCTTCTGCCATAACTACAACTGGTACCTGCTGCTCACCTGGCTGCCCACGATCCTTGTTCGAGAGAGGCGTTTCTCGATGCTGGACATGGGCGCCTGGAACGGCGTGCTGCTGGCGATCACCGCTTTGGCCACGCTCGCCGCGGGCTGGCATTCCGACCGCCTTGCGGCGAGGGCCGAAAACGTGGCCCGGCTGCGGCGGGCTTTTCTGATCGCGGGCCTGCTCATCACGGCTGTGGCGATGCCCTTCACAGTGGCGGCATCGCCATGGGTTTCCGCAATTTCGCTGATCTGCGCCTTCACCGGCATTGGCATTTACGTCAGCAACTGCTGGGCTTTTACTCAGACATTGGCAGGCGCCGCCGCCGGCCGCTGGACCGGAATGCAGAATGCCTTTGCCAATCTCGGCGGTGTCATCGCCCCGGCAGTGACGGGGTATCTTGTCGAGAATACAGGCCGCTTCTTCCCGGCCATGCTGGCCTCTTCGGCGATTCTTTTCCTCGGCGTGGCGGTATACGCATTTCTGGTGCGGTTGCCTTCGTCCGAGAATTCCTGA